A single Triticum dicoccoides isolate Atlit2015 ecotype Zavitan chromosome 2A, WEW_v2.0, whole genome shotgun sequence DNA region contains:
- the LOC119358378 gene encoding uncharacterized protein LOC119358378 — MDLPLLKDINKQSFRWKVMARIARVWELKRKDTGTTYEVDFLLLDRQGGTMEGLIPEKRMAQFTKHITEGTIYTIEDFNLYDAKSKFRSSDHPLRVCFTFRTKLKKVEPQPVNFPIFAHNARPFSVLEARADQNFILSGDK; from the exons ATGGACTTGCCTCTCCTCAAAGATATCAACAAGCAATCATTTAGATGGAAAGTTATGGCCAGGATCGCAAGAGTCTGggagctcaaaagaaaagacacagGAACTACCTATGAGGTGGACTTCCTGCTGCTTGATCGACAG GGTGGCACAATGGAAGGTTTGATTCCAGAGAAGAGAATGGCCCAATTTACGAAGCACATCACCGAGGGAACAATTTATACAATTGAGGACTTCAATCTATATGATGCCAAGAGCAAGTTTAGATCTTCAGATCACCCCCTCAGGGTATGTTTCACATTTCGCACTAAGCTTAAAAAAGTGGAGCCCCAACCCGTGAATTTCCCAATATTTGCCCACAACGCCAGGCCATTCTCTGTTCTGGAAGCACGTGCTGATCAGAACTTCATCTTATCAGGTGACAAATAA